One genomic region from Mytilus trossulus isolate FHL-02 chromosome 9, PNRI_Mtr1.1.1.hap1, whole genome shotgun sequence encodes:
- the LOC134684319 gene encoding uncharacterized protein LOC134684319: MADKRSIDLYLKLLESGSEKKRDIRLVVVGKKGAGKTSLIRRLFGEDITDVTSTNGIEIHKIKCKAMSDDGIWNKLDENYEETQARLFKEYMGKLQDKRTNQEQVESHIAIKDNTPVASVDESKKSETASKQHKIIKPPEVGEPQSEPQVTPQQPSEQAARDFETMLTAKSKVDVHDKEEYATFLLWDFAGDEEFYHTHQTFLSQDAMYLVVTKLNEADDPNAQALFRLWIDSIHCYSRLEEKNIKSDDKTTMSGDLDPPVVIVGTWKDAVTSEADTVEEACRESLLVYTENLPDDERGHIRSEYFISNKEDDHSVFQQIRQDIINLAREMRTWNKDYPLKFIQLEQRLQDKKKELPIITYQEMKNISSVTPKPLTEEELILFLEFHHELRSLVYFKDLPENIILDTQWLSDAFKCIVTARKFQASTKNQIRWNEFYHTGKLNYDVLEDIFKKETTILYEHKEYILNVMEKFDIIIRPNKSGADQNPYYYVPCMIRVEPEGDIYEMFNVPKDICKRSTWLCFKFTFLPPHLNNHLIASLSRKYNIAERVVTEQQKRQIALFKGTVVFELQEANKCRKLLVMTCPNVIQIQVWEFGKDIKKGLYKYIADFVTKELNAIMHTRFKMSNVKFEKTWECGLTRPKCVTGPNNFMEESIKEYQCDACQIQHMFIDEWSNQHKKAPKKQIQLDPRAADTKLHFSDILDQMMTKLVISVEDRRIIEQHTDPENTMLDIVIKRGELINLNVLKF; this comes from the exons ATGGCTGACAAAAGATCTATTGATTTGTACCTCAAATTACTTGAGTCAGGCTCTGAGAAAAAGAGAGACATACGTTTAGTAGTTGTTGGGAAAAAAGGTGCAGGAAAGACGTCATTGATTAGAAGATTGTTTGGTGAAGACATAACAGATGTAACCAGTACAAATGGAATCGaaattcacaaaattaaatgcaaagCAATGTCAGATGATGGTATATGGAATAAGTTAGATG AAAACTATGAAGAAACTCAAGCAAgactttttaaagaatatatggGAAAACTTCAGGACAAAAGAACAAATCAAGAACAAGTAGAATCCCACATAGCCATTAAGGACAACACACCAGTAGCATCTGTTGATGAATCAAAGAAATCAGAGACAGCATCCAAgcaacataaaataataaaacctcCAGAAGTAGGTGAACCTCAATCAGAACCTCAAGTAACTCCCCAGCAGCCCTCTGAACAAGCAGCAAGGGATTTCGAAACTATGCTAACCGCTAAATCTAAAGTTGATGTACATGACAAAGAGGAGTATGCTACATTTTTGCTATGGGATTTTGCGGGAGATGAAGAATTTTACCACACTCATCAAACCTTTCTGTCCCAAGATGCAATGTATCTTGTTGTTACAAAACTCAATGAAGCTGATGACCCTAATGCACAAG CTTTATTCCGACTTTGGATTGACTCAATACATTGCTACAGTAGACTGgaagagaaaaatattaaatctgATGACAAGACGACTATGTCAGGTGATCTTGATCCACCAGTAGTTATTGTTGGCACATGGAAAGATGCTGTGACCTCAGAAGCAGACACG GTTGAGGAGGCATGCAGAGAAAGTTTGTTGGTGTACACCGAGAATCTGCCAGATGATGAACGTGGACATATAAGGAGTGAATACTTTATTTCTAATAAAGAAGATGATCACAGTGTATTccagcaaataagacaagacaTTATAAACTTAGCCAGAGAAATGAGGACATGGAACAAAGATTATCCGTTAAAATTTATACAACTGGAGCAACGACTTCAAGACAAGAAGAAAGAGTTACCGATTATCACCTATCAGGAAATGAAGAACATTTCTTCTGTTACACCAAAGCCATTAACTGAAGAAGAACTGATATTATTTCTAGAATTTCACCACGAACTCCGATCTTTAGTTTATTTCAAAGATCTCCCagagaatattattttagatacacAATGGTTGTCTGATGCTTTTAAATGTATAGTAACAGCAAGGAAATTTCAAGCTAGtactaaaaatcaaataaggtGGAATGAATTTTACCATACAGGCAAATTAAATTATGACGTTTtagaagatatatttaaaaaagagacAACTATTTTGTATGAACATAAAGAATATATCCTGAATGTAATGGAgaaatttgatatcattataCGTCCCAACAAATCAGGTGCTGATCAAAACCCTTACTACTATGTACCTTGTATGATCAGAGTAGAACCTGAGGGTGACatttatgaaatgtttaatgttccaaaagatatatgtaaaagatCCACGTGGTTGTGTTTCAAATTTACATTTCTACCACCACATCTGAATAATCATTTAATCGCTTCACTCAGCAGGAAGTATAACATTGCAGAGAGggttgtcactgaacagcaaaAAAGACAAATTGCTCTTTTCAAAGGCACTGTTGTTTTTGAGTTACAAGAGGCAAACAAATGTAGAAAACTACTTGTAATGACATGTCCAAATGTTATTCAGATTCAGGTATGGGAATTTGGGAAAGACATTAAAAAAGGTTTGTACAAATACATTGCGGACTTTGTGACAAAGGAATTAAACGCAATCATGCATACAAGATTCAAGATGTCAAATGTTAAATTTGAGAAAACCTGGGAATGTGGCCTTACTAGGCCAAAGTGTGTGACAGGACCAAACAATTTTATGGAAGAGTCTATAAAAGAATATCAATGTGATGCATGTCAAATTCAACACATGTTCATTGACGAATGGTCAAATCAACACAAAAAAGCACCAAAG AAACAAATACAGTTAGACCCACGTGCAGCAG ATACCAAATTACACTTCAGTGATATCTTGGATCAAATGATGACAAAGTTAGTGATATCAGTGGAGGACAGACGAATCATTGAACAACATACAGACCCGGAAAACACCATGCTAGATATAGTGATTAAAAGGGGAGAACTTATAAATCTgaatgtattaaaattttaa